Sequence from the Candidatus Poribacteria bacterium genome:
GGGACTGGCAGAGATGAATACATCCGCCGGTGCACCTTTCTCGATTTGGCGTTGTAAAGTTGAAGAGCCCGCAAAGTTACAATACACCTTGACATTCTGGGCTGCGCCGAAACGCTGGCTGATCTCTGTGAGGGCATCTGTCAAGCTCATCGCGCCAAAGATAACCAACTCCTCGCCCGAACACCCGATAAACAGACAAGCAAAACTCAGAAGAATAAGAAGATACGGTGTTATCAATTGTGCAATCCCACTTTATGTATTGCCTAACTTCTGATAATGTGTTATCTTGCTTGGTAGTGTTTGATCGAAATGACTGAAGACTCTACGGAGGAATCGACATGCCAAACCCAAGTAAAAACAGTTCCCCCATTTCAGAAGCACAAATTGAGCAATATCACCGCGACGGCTATCTGCTCGTTTCCGGGTTGATTCCTGGAGACATCGCTGCAAAGGCGGAAGCTGCAATGTGGCGTTGTGCGGGAATCGATCCCGATAACCCGCCCTCCTCATGGGATGATGTCCAAGGAGGAATCTGTCTGTACAATAGCGCGGATCTCGTGGACTGCTTCACCCCGCAATGCCTCGCCGCAGCAGCGCAGTTGACGAGGGAAGATCCATCCACATTTAGCAAGCTACACCGACACCCGAAGACCTATTGCGCCCCCGACTTCGTAGCAGCCCAAGAGGCAAAGGAAGACGTCTCCAAGTTCTTCCGATGGGATTGCGCCTACACCATCAACATCTATCCGACCTCAGATGAGTGGGAATCCCCAACAATCACGTCGGGAGGGCACCTAGACCACTCCCTTGAGGAACACTATCACAAAACCTTCCCGCCCGTCTTCCGAGTCGGTGCGCTGATTTATCTGAACGATATTGACCCGCACGGCGGCGGCACGTATGTTTGGCCCGGATCGCATCATGAACTAGCGCGCGTAGTGCGAAAAAATCCAGCCCGTTACGAATACCGCAACAGGCTGAATGGGGATCTGCCCGATCTCGATCTCGGCGACCCGGTTGGCATGACCCTTCGGCGCGGCGATGTGCTATTCCTGCACCATCTGTGCATCCATTCAGGAAGTAAGAATGTGAGCAACCAGCCCCGATTTGCGCTGAATATGAAATGGTAGCAAGAAGCTTTGAGAGCGATTGCCTAAGGGGGCGGCAGGATTATCCTTCCTCTTGGTAAAACTTCATCAGGATTTCTGCAACTTCTGGACGCGAAAACTCCGGCGGCAACATCTCACCCGCTGCCAACATATCCCTGACCTTAGTTCCCGACAGGAATAGATAATCTTCCGGTCCATGCGGGCAGTCACGCATCATCACAATCCCATCACACTGGTTGCACCAAACCGTATGATCACCCCGAAAGATTTCGATTTCGAGTGCACCTTCAGGGATCTCATCAAAAACTGTCTGTGCATCAAATGGCCCATAGTAATCTCCAACCCCCGCGTGATCTCGACCAACAATAAAGTGTGTGCAGCCACAATTCTGTCTGAACACAGCGTGTAACACAGCCTCACGCGGTCCTGCGTAGAGCATATCAAATCCGTAACCGGTAATTGAAACGGTATTTTCAGGGAAATACAACTCGACCATCTTGCGGATGGAAGCGTCGCGGACATCGGCAGGAATATCGCCCGGCTTCAATTTACCAAGCAACATGTGAATCAGAATTCCGTCAGCACCAATTTCGTCTTGTGCAATTTTGCATAACTCCTCATGTGCGCGATGCATCGGATTCCGTGTCTGAAACGCAACAACCGTATCCCAACCCCGCTTCTCAATGTCCGCTCGGATCTCAGAGGCAGTGCGGAAGGTCTCAGGAAAATCAGATCTGAAATACGAATAGTTAAGAACCTGGATAGCGCCAGAAATCACCTGATCCCCCATCTCAGTAAAGGCTTCTACCCCGGGGTGTGCCGGATCCGTCGTCCGAAAGGTCTGCTCGATCAGGTATGTTCTCAGATCATCGGAGATCTCTTCAATCTCTGAAACCTCCATGACAGCGATGGGCGGTTGACCGTCTACATTTGGATCAAGCAGGGCGATCCGTTCAGCGTTTTTGACCGCATCAGTTACCTGCTCCGATTTAACGATATTCATCACCGGAACGGGCCAGAATTGACCGTTCGGCAACGTCATGTCTTGAGCAACACTTCTAGCTTCAGCGATATTCATATAGCCGGTGAGGGGATTAAAGTAACCTGAACCGAGCATCACCGCCGATGCAGCAGCCCCCGAAGAAATTAGGATAGCGGGTAAGTTCTCAGCTTCTTTAGTCAACGCTGCACGCTCGGCATCGTCGGCAACGTAAAGCGGATTCAAAGTATCAGAACCGTGTGGTTTAATCATTCAGTGCTCCTTAGAGAGATAATAGAATATCTTAATTGTTATCTTATTTACTTTAAGAAATTCCGAGTTTAGTCCTCTGACAATTATAATAGCGAATTTGTGCCGTATTGTCAATCGGTTTCTGTGTGTCATGCACCCCAGCGCTCCACGATTTCAGCTTTGACGCATCACCACTTTCCGCGTTCTAGCACAGTCTCTCTATATGGCAAAGCGTCTCATCTAGCAGTCATGTCAACACCGAACACAAAAAAAATGTGGACAAGTTAATTTTTTCTGAAACATGCCCTTGATACTTAACGTATGTTATGATATAATTAACCTCCATCATCTCATTTTTGACAAGTTAATTTATGACGGCAATAGGTCGTTGTGGACTTTTTCTGAGTTGTACCTTCTATTTCGGACAACACGGAGAAATCAGTATCGACTTATTGTCCTCTATAATGGTTATGAAGTATAGAAAGGGAATATAACGCATGGCAACCCAAGAAACACAATGGACAAAACTGGCCGATTTGAGCGAGGTGCCCACCGGGGAAGCAAAGGCAGTGCGGATAGGTGAAGGACGGAGCATTGCACTGTTCAATGTGGACGACAAGATCTACGCAACCGACAACCAATGCCCCCATATGGGCTATCCGCTGACACGCGGACGCATTCGACACAACATCCTTACGTGCGATTGGCACGAGCGAAGCTTCGACCTTGAAGGGGGCGGCTGTTTCAACGTCGAGTGCGATGATCTACAAACCTTTCCCGCCGAAGTACGGGACGGTGAGATCTGGGTACAACTCGGCGATTTAACCTACAAACGAAAGGCTGAACATCTCAGCCTACTGTGGGAAGGACTTCTGAGTGGAGACCGTTGGACAATGTCAAAGGCGATCGCCCTACTTCTCAAAGGGGGCGTACCGGAGGGCGAGATTGTCGAGTTGATCCTACGGCACCTTGGGCGGCACATCGCTAGTTCACACGGCTCGGAAGCAGGTTGGGATGTCGCTAGGTTGATGAACGGTCTTTCGGTCGGACGACGCTACAAAGACGCCGACCGGCTTATTGCCATGACGACCGCCGCGTGTGCCGCTTCTGGGGGCGCAGCGGAACGTCTTGAGGTCGTCCCGCTGCCGGAGCCGGTGGCTTGGGAGAATATCGAGCCATGGATCCGTAGTTTTTCACGCGACGGGCACTCCGGGCGTATCGAGCGATGTCTATTCACCGCTTACACACTCGGCGATGCGGATAAAATCCTATCCCTCCTCCTTGAATGTACCGTTGAGCCACACTTTATCGGCTTCCCGGATAACCTAATTTCACTCGGTTACCTTTCCGAGGAGAAAGCCTTTGAACTGGTCTTCAATCTTGGTGCGAAGCTAGTCGGTCGCCGGCGTGGCGAGCCGCAGCGGTTTCGTCGTGACGCCATCGGCATCATGAGAGACAAACTCAACGAACTGGATGCGGGAGATAATACACCAACAGACTACGACGAAGATTCCTTTGTAAGC
This genomic interval carries:
- a CDS encoding Rieske (2Fe-2S) protein; the protein is MATQETQWTKLADLSEVPTGEAKAVRIGEGRSIALFNVDDKIYATDNQCPHMGYPLTRGRIRHNILTCDWHERSFDLEGGGCFNVECDDLQTFPAEVRDGEIWVQLGDLTYKRKAEHLSLLWEGLLSGDRWTMSKAIALLLKGGVPEGEIVELILRHLGRHIASSHGSEAGWDVARLMNGLSVGRRYKDADRLIAMTTAACAASGGAAERLEVVPLPEPVAWENIEPWIRSFSRDGHSGRIERCLFTAYTLGDADKILSLLLECTVEPHFIGFPDNLISLGYLSEEKAFELVFNLGAKLVGRRRGEPQRFRRDAIGIMRDKLNELDAGDNTPTDYDEDSFVSALTSVDIQKSFDGVAAALKDGVPIDQLVSTVVILAADR
- a CDS encoding phytanoyl-CoA dioxygenase family protein — translated: MPNPSKNSSPISEAQIEQYHRDGYLLVSGLIPGDIAAKAEAAMWRCAGIDPDNPPSSWDDVQGGICLYNSADLVDCFTPQCLAAAAQLTREDPSTFSKLHRHPKTYCAPDFVAAQEAKEDVSKFFRWDCAYTINIYPTSDEWESPTITSGGHLDHSLEEHYHKTFPPVFRVGALIYLNDIDPHGGGTYVWPGSHHELARVVRKNPARYEYRNRLNGDLPDLDLGDPVGMTLRRGDVLFLHHLCIHSGSKNVSNQPRFALNMKW
- the sat gene encoding sulfate adenylyltransferase, with the protein product MIKPHGSDTLNPLYVADDAERAALTKEAENLPAILISSGAAASAVMLGSGYFNPLTGYMNIAEARSVAQDMTLPNGQFWPVPVMNIVKSEQVTDAVKNAERIALLDPNVDGQPPIAVMEVSEIEEISDDLRTYLIEQTFRTTDPAHPGVEAFTEMGDQVISGAIQVLNYSYFRSDFPETFRTASEIRADIEKRGWDTVVAFQTRNPMHRAHEELCKIAQDEIGADGILIHMLLGKLKPGDIPADVRDASIRKMVELYFPENTVSITGYGFDMLYAGPREAVLHAVFRQNCGCTHFIVGRDHAGVGDYYGPFDAQTVFDEIPEGALEIEIFRGDHTVWCNQCDGIVMMRDCPHGPEDYLFLSGTKVRDMLAAGEMLPPEFSRPEVAEILMKFYQEEG